One Thioclava sp. ES.031 genomic window, ATGACGATCACGCCTTCGGGCATAGCTCCGCCGAAGACCTCGCGGCCCTCGGTCAGGCACTGATCGTGCTGGGCGCGGGCATCACGATCGGCATCACCGGCGTTCAGCGCCTGCTGGCCCCGACCCCGCCCCCGCTTGCCGCCGAAGGTATTGGGATCGCGGTCATGGTCGCTTCTGCGGCGATCACCTTCGGCCTGATCTGGTGGCAGGGCCGCGTGGCGCGCAAGACCGGCAACAAGGTCGTCGCCGCCGACCGGCTGCACTATGTGGGCGACCTGCTGCCGACACTGGGCGCGATCCTCGCGCTCTGGCTCTCGCACGCTTTCGGTTGGGGCGACGTGGACAGCGTCGTCGCGCTGATCGCCGCCGCGATCATGTTTGGCGGCGCGGCGAAAATCTTCCTCGGCGCCTGGAACGCCCTGATGGACCGCGCGGCCCCGGATGAGGTCATCGACGGCATCACAAAGATCGCCCGCGACTGGCCCGGCGTGCGCGGCTTCCACGATCTCAAGACCCGCACCGCAGGCGCACAGATCTTCGTGAACCTGCATATCGAACTCGACGGCGACCAGACGCTGGAAGAGGCCCATGACATCGGCGCCGCGCTCAAACGCGCCATCGTCGAGGCCTATCCGCAGGCCGACGTCATCATCCACAAGGATGTCTATCGGGGCTGAGCGCAACAGGGGGCTCTGCCCCCGCGGCTTACGCCGCCCCCCGGGATATTTCGAGCAGTTGGAAAGCAGATTGTCCTGCTTCCAACTGCCTTAAATATCCCCGCCGGAGGCTCCGGCATCGCCACCCGCTCAAGCGGCAGGATCGAGCAGCCCGCGGCCCTTCAGCAGAGGTTCCACCCCCGGCATCTTGCCCCGGAACTCGGTGTAAAGCTGCTCCGGCGGCCGCGAATTGCCCGCCGACAGCACGAAGCGTTCGAGCTTCGCCGCCGTTTCCGGATCGAACACGTCGCCTGCTTCCTCGAAAGCCTCGAACGCATCGGCATCCATCACCTCGGACCACATGTAGCTGTAATAGCCAGACGAGTAGCCGTCGCCCGAGAAGACATGGGCGAAATGCGGCGTCGCGTGGCGCATCCGGATCGCATGCGGCATGCCGATCTCGCGCAGCACCTCGGCCTGCTTCGCCATCGGATCTTCCGGGGCCGCGCCCTCGTGGAAGGCCAGATCGACCAGCGCCGAGCCGAGATATTCCACCGTCGAGAAACCCTGATCGAAGGTGGCAGCCCCTTTCAGCTTCTCGCGCAGCTCCATCGGCATCGGCTCGCCGGTCTTGTAATGGCGCGCGTGCTTTTCCAGCGTCTCGGGCACGTCGAGCCAATGCTCGTAAAGCTGGCTCGGCAGCTCCACGAAATCGCGCGCGACCGAGGTGCCCGACAGGAACTGATAGGTCACATCCGACAGCATCTGGTGCAGCGCATGGCCGAATTCATGGAACAGCGTGCGCGCGTCGTCATGGCTCAGAAGCGCCGGATCGCCCTTCGCGAAGTTGCACACGTTGACCACGATCGGCACCGGCGCGCCGCCCAGCTTGCGCTGCGAGCGCATCGCCGAGCACCACGCGCCCGAGCGTTTCGAGCCGCGCGCGAAATAATCGCCGAGGAACACGGCCAGCACTTTGCCTCCCCGCGAGACCTCCCAGCCGCGCACGTCGGGGTGATAGAACGGCCCGTCGATCTCCTTGAACTCCAGCCCGAAGAGGCGGTTCGCAGTATCAAAAGCCGCGCCGATCATCGCGTCGAGCGAGAGATAGGGCTTGATCTGCCCCTCGTCGAAATCATGCTCGGCCACGCGGCGCTTCTCGGCATAGTAGCGCCAATCCCACGGCTCGAGATCGCCGTTGATCCCGTCGGCATGCATCATCTCGGCCAGCTTCGTGGCATCCGCCTCTGCGGCAGCCTTCGCAGGCTCCCAGACCCGCATCAGAAGACCGCGCACGGCCTCCGGCGTCTTGGCCATTTCGGGCTCCAGCTTGTAGGCGGCGAAGCTCTCGTACCCCAGAAGCTTCGCACGCTCCTCGCGCAGCTTCAGCACCTCGGCGGCGATCTCGCGATTGTCGGTTTCGCCGCCGTTCGCGCCGCGCGACGTCCAGGCCTCATAGGCGATGCGCCGCAATTCGCGATTGGGCGAGAATTGCAGGAAAGGCACGATCAGCGAGCGCGAGAGCGTCAGCACCGGGCCGTCCTGCCCGCGCTCCTTGCCTGCCGCGCGGGCGGTGTCCACGACGAAATCGGGCAGCCCTTCGAGGTCTTCCTCGGCCAGCAGGCGGAACCAGCCGCTCTCATCGGCCAGCAGGTTCTGACTGAACTGCGTGGTGATCGAGGCGAAGCGCTGCTTGATCTCGCGCATCCGCTCGGCCGCGTCCCCTTCCAGCGCCGCGCCCGACCGGGTGAACATCTGATAATATTGCTCCAGAAGCCGCGCCTGCTCCGGGCCAAGTCCGAGGCTCTCGCGGCTCTGCCACAGCTGGTCGATCCGCGCGAACAGCGCGGTGTTCATCGTGATCTCGGAGGAAAACGCCGCGAGCTTCGGCGCCAGATCGCGCATCAGCTCCTGCCGCGCAGGCATCGCATCGGCCCCGGCGAGGTTGTAGAACACGCCCGCGACCTTCTCGAGCGCCTCTTCCGCAAGCTCCATCGCCTCGATCGTATTGGCGAATGTCGGGGCCTCGGGCGAGTCCGCGATCGCCGCGATATTGGCGCGCGCCTCGGCCAGCGCCGCGTCGAACGCAGGCGCAAAATCGGCATCGGAAATCTGCGCGAAGGGCGGCAGTTCGTAGGGGCCGGTCCAGTCGGCGAGAAGCGGGTTGGTCATGGCGGGTCTCCTTTGCATCGCAAGCTAGGGCGCGTGCTCAGGATTGACCATCCCCCGCGCCGCGCCCTTCGCCGCAAACCGCGCAATCGGCACGCCGTTTGACGCCGAACTGACGGCTCTCGCCCCAAAGCGCATCATAGATCATCAGCCGCCCGCGCGCGGATTGGCCCGCGCCGGTGATCTCCTTGATCGCCTCGGTTGCCATCATCGAGCCCACCACGCCCGGCAGCGCGCCCACCACGCCCGCTTCGGCACAGCTCGGCGCGAGCCCGGCGGCAGGCGCTTCGGGGAAGACGCAGGCATAGCAGGGCGCACCCTTCGCCGGATCGTAGAGCGACAGCTGCCCTTCCCATTGCGTGATCGCGCCGGAGATCAGCGGCGTTCCGGTCGCCACGCAGGCTGCATTCACCAGATAGCGCGTGTCGAAATTGTCGGTCCCGTCGAGGACGAGGTCATATTCGGCGATCAGCCCTTCGGCATCCTCGGCGCTCAGGCGACGGTTATAGGGCAGCACCTCGATATGCGGGTTGAGCGCCAGCATCGCCTTTTGCGCGGAGAAGACCTTGGGCATCCCGAGATCGGCATCGCGATGGATCACCTGCCGCTGCA contains:
- a CDS encoding cation diffusion facilitator family transporter, which gives rise to MAYSENEHRMNTSAGLASVGTAALLVAIKAWALWQTGALSVGASLADSSVDLLISGAGLLAILYAAKPADDDHAFGHSSAEDLAALGQALIVLGAGITIGITGVQRLLAPTPPPLAAEGIGIAVMVASAAITFGLIWWQGRVARKTGNKVVAADRLHYVGDLLPTLGAILALWLSHAFGWGDVDSVVALIAAAIMFGGAAKIFLGAWNALMDRAAPDEVIDGITKIARDWPGVRGFHDLKTRTAGAQIFVNLHIELDGDQTLEEAHDIGAALKRAIVEAYPQADVIIHKDVYRG
- a CDS encoding M3 family metallopeptidase, which produces MTNPLLADWTGPYELPPFAQISDADFAPAFDAALAEARANIAAIADSPEAPTFANTIEAMELAEEALEKVAGVFYNLAGADAMPARQELMRDLAPKLAAFSSEITMNTALFARIDQLWQSRESLGLGPEQARLLEQYYQMFTRSGAALEGDAAERMREIKQRFASITTQFSQNLLADESGWFRLLAEEDLEGLPDFVVDTARAAGKERGQDGPVLTLSRSLIVPFLQFSPNRELRRIAYEAWTSRGANGGETDNREIAAEVLKLREERAKLLGYESFAAYKLEPEMAKTPEAVRGLLMRVWEPAKAAAEADATKLAEMMHADGINGDLEPWDWRYYAEKRRVAEHDFDEGQIKPYLSLDAMIGAAFDTANRLFGLEFKEIDGPFYHPDVRGWEVSRGGKVLAVFLGDYFARGSKRSGAWCSAMRSQRKLGGAPVPIVVNVCNFAKGDPALLSHDDARTLFHEFGHALHQMLSDVTYQFLSGTSVARDFVELPSQLYEHWLDVPETLEKHARHYKTGEPMPMELREKLKGAATFDQGFSTVEYLGSALVDLAFHEGAAPEDPMAKQAEVLREIGMPHAIRMRHATPHFAHVFSGDGYSSGYYSYMWSEVMDADAFEAFEEAGDVFDPETAAKLERFVLSAGNSRPPEQLYTEFRGKMPGVEPLLKGRGLLDPAA
- a CDS encoding HesA/MoeB/ThiF family protein, producing MLGLVLMAAIVGLGLVLKASVRAIFGMLVLIWAALVIAHLPIPGFGPLGRVLGGSLAGWIGLGVVVALVLIYRRMLGAIRTRAEAKEAEAPAPKPGSFSEAELDRYARHIMLREIGGPGQKRLKQAKVLVVGAGGLGSPALLYLAAAGVGRIGVVDDDVVSNSNLQRQVIHRDADLGMPKVFSAQKAMLALNPHIEVLPYNRRLSAEDAEGLIAEYDLVLDGTDNFDTRYLVNAACVATGTPLISGAITQWEGQLSLYDPAKGAPCYACVFPEAPAAGLAPSCAEAGVVGALPGVVGSMMATEAIKEITGAGQSARGRLMIYDALWGESRQFGVKRRADCAVCGEGRGAGDGQS